GTACCACATTGACACCTCTACAAGTATTATCATATCCATATCATCACTAACTGTAACTGCACTATATATCTGTCATGAAGCGTCCATCCCCGCCTCGTGCTTCACCGGCCTTCGTCGGCCTACCAAGTGCTACGCCAGCACCCAGGAGATGCTCCAGATCTTCTGGATCAAAGTCCGCAAGATAAAGAAGCCCCTCAAGTGGCCATTACAGGTTTTTGGTTCGATCGCCGTGCGGGATGTGCTGGATCACAATCGCATCATGGTCTTCGATCGCCAAAGGGATAACTGCCAAACCCTTACTAAGAAGGTTTGTGCTATATTACGAATCATTGCTACTCCATGCATACAGATTATATGGATTCATTGGACTCTTTTTTCAGCTAAATTTAACATGATGATAGGATGGAGTGGCTAAATTTAATATATGCAACAAATGCCAAACCATAAACGAGGAGCTTCATATACTCCGTGCATGAATACTAGCTATTCAGTTTTAGTAGCTAACTTCAGGTATGATATAATAGTGCGCTGTCTGGTTGGTCTAGAGGTTCAAGACAAGTACTCCTATCTTATATCGTTTTCGATTTCACTATGCTACCCAATGTTACATCTTCTTTGGCTTTAGGTAACTGATAATTCAGATTACTCTCATCAGTCTTAGTGGTTGTGATGATCTGAACAAGCTTGGTCACCCAACACAAATTAGTAGCTCATGCCTCCTGGCTAATTTTGCTCATCATAATTTAGTTTTGCCATATTTGCCTGCAGTAAGTTTCTAATTAAGTTTAGGAACAATTGCCCGTTAAAAAGCGGATCATGTGCAGATTGGGACTCCTTGGTTTGGGTATATTCAGCTATTGATGGTCCTCAATTATTATGATTGAAGAGGAATTTCCCTCTTTGTCAAAAACAACATTTTCTATGACGAGACTGAAGCACTACTATTATTTTGCATGCAGGATCGATTTCTTACGCTGACGGGTCCTACCCGAGGAGTTGTGGTGGATGTACATCCTACCTATGTTGAGGTTGATCTGAAGGCGAAGGGCGCCACAGAATCTGAGGATAGAGATTTAAGCTATTTAGTAGTCAGGTCTATGCCCTGCAGCCCCTGTTATGGTGCCGTCCCTAGCAAGCTTAGCACATTGGAGTTGGCATACCTTCGAATGTACGACTGTGTGGAAGCCGCAATCAGTGTCAAAGTCAGAAAGCATGGGTTTTGGCCTGGTTGCCGAGGTTTATTCACTGCCAGCACAGCTAGTTTGGAAGACATGGAGATCCCGTTGCTTGCTTTTGAAGGAGATAGGTTGCCAGTTGATGGTGGTGGAAGGCTTGAGCTTTCACGCTGTGTGGTCTGCGTCGAGCTTCGGCAGCCCGAAGGTAAGCTCTTGTTTTCGGCGAAGGCACTGCGTGGTGGTGATGAGAAAGATGTGAGGAGAGTTCGTAAGACTTTCACTCCCAAGAAGGCTGGTAAAACCAAGGAGAATATTAAGATTGGTTCCTGTGAGATGGAGGTAACTGTCACATGGTCCCTTCTTCCGAGTTGTAAGTATGATTATGACAGTGCTTTGAGAAGGTATTATTAAGTTTGCCTTTTTAAGGTGAAGATTTTGACTGTGATGTGATCTCTTCTCTAGGCATCAAGTAGTATGACTGACTGAAAAAAAGCCTTCATAATATGAAGTGCAAACCGTGTAAAATTTGCAAGTTCATAGCTAGAATATGAGTTAGTCCGCTTCTATGATGTGGAGATCGAGTTATTCTGGGGCTTACAAGTTTTTATGTATGGTCTGATGACATTTTGTCTGGTATTCCTTTTAGGGAAAATTACGCCACAACACATTGAACTTTTCCGCTCTTTGGCACAACACAGTGTGTATAATGCATTCTTATTTTCTGAGTTTTGAAGCTGAGAAACACATTGTTATTTTCCGAGTTTTTGACACGGTGAAACACATCATTTGGGTATTCGGTATTCCTTGTAGAGAAACTATGCTATAGCACACTGAACTTCTCAGCTCTTTGTGGCAACACACTATAAAAAAAAAGGAGTCCGTTGAATACCGTCGCAAAAACCAGTCTTTCCCACAACGTATAATATCAGTTTCTGAGTTTGAAAACAGAGAAACACATCAGAAGCAAGCTGGCATAGGGATCCATTCCAGGCATAGCCGGAGGCTTTGAGTGACGCTAGTTACGATCTTAGCCTCATCAGTGCAACGATCTTTCCTGCTCAAGAATAGAGTTGGTGCATTGATAAAAGATTGACTGAGCTATACACAGTCTCGCGCATCACAAGATGCAGGTAAAAGTCCAAAATAAGCCTTAAACTTGTAggcgaaagctaaatcaaaccaGGAACTTtcaatccctgaaatcagcatccgGTCTATTTTGAACCTTGAGAGGATTTAGCTGGTATTCGCCGAATTGGGCAGGCACATTAGCGCAATCGCTCGCGTTGctcttgtttttctttgtttttgatttcgtttgttttttccttgttttttcacTGGTTTCTCAAGTTTTTTTTTCTTCGTTATACTTTTGATTTTTTTGTTNNNNNNNNNNNNNNNNNNNNNNNNNNNNNNNNNNNNNNNNNNNNNNNNNNNNNNNNNNNNNNNNNNNNNNNNNNNNNNNNNNNNNNNNNNNNNNNNNNNNNNNNNNNNNNNNNNNNNNNNNNNNNNNNNNNNNNNNNNNNNNNNNNNNNNNNNNNNNNNNNN
This window of the Triticum aestivum cultivar Chinese Spring chromosome 5D, IWGSC CS RefSeq v2.1, whole genome shotgun sequence genome carries:
- the LOC123125181 gene encoding uncharacterized protein, which gives rise to MPCRKARLRRRQLRVHVDIVSSSVSEVEMPAVDYDDGDDVDDEPVKSEEAAAPSESDQAAEEAAEEETMAMMMGLGGLADEAAEEAANSGAKKKRRGNRSAHDMMVEAREKQGERPEEANTDPYAYEARGHRADWDWIFARHYGPFDQTTSIPASCFTGLRRPTKCYASTQEMLQIFWIKVRKIKKPLKWPLQVFGSIAVRDVLDHNRIMVFDRQRDNCQTLTKKDRFLTLTGPTRGVVVDVHPTYVEVDLKAKGATESEDRDLSYLVVRSMPCSPCYGAVPSKLSTLELAYLRMYDCVEAAISVKVRKHGFWPGCRGLFTASTASLEDMEIPLLAFEGDRLPVDGGGRLELSRCVVCVELRQPEGKLLFSAKALRGGDEKDVRRVRKTFTPKKAGKTKENIKIGSCEMEVTVTWSLLPSCKYDYDSALRRYY